DNA sequence from the Pedobacter sp. W3I1 genome:
TAGGATTTACTAAACCAGCTTTCATCGATTTGATTACATGCTCAAAATCTTCAATAGTGGCATTTCTGCTACTCATTAAGGTCGATTCTCTCTTATGAAACTCAGGATGATTAAAAATTAAATCTCCTTTTTGAAGTCCGATTAAAACAAATCTTGCTCCATGTGCCATATAGTTGATGGCGTTATTGATGGCCTTTTGATTACCTGTAGCATCAATTACTACCGTTGGCATATCGCCATTGGTAATATCGCTGAGTTGTTGTACTACATCAGGCTGAATTGCATTAACTACATGTGCTACCTTTAGTTTATCTTTACAGAAAGCCAAACGATCTTCATTAATATCTAAAGCGATAACCCTGGCTCCGGCAATTCTTGCGAATTCCATTGTACCTAAACCAATTGGCCCTGCCCCAATAACAAGCACAAATTCTCCAGGCTGAACATCTGCCCTACGCACACCATGTGCACCTATGGCTAAAGGTTCAACTAAAGCGAGCTCATCATAACTCAAGCCCTCGCCATGTAAAAGTGTTCTGGATGGCACCTGTAAATATTCGCGCATCCCACCATCAACATGTACACCACAAACCTGCATTTTAACGCAGCAATTAGGTTTGTTCATTCTACATGCAATGCATTCGCCACAATTAAAATATGGAATAAAAGTAACAGCCTCTCCTATTTTGAAACTATCGGCTCCGTCGGCTTCAAGCAATTCACCAGATAATTCGTGACCTAAAACTCTTGGGTAATTAAAGAAAGGTTGGGTACCTTCAAAGGCGTGTAAATCGGTTCCACAAATGCCGATTCTTTTAATTTTTATAATGGCATGGTCTTTTTTAAGCTCAGGTTTTGCTGTTTCTGAATATTCGAAAGTTCCAGGTGTTGTACAGGTAAGGGTTTTCATTGTAATTTAATGATTGAATAAGAAAAATCGTCATCTCGACTGAAGCGCAGTGGAATGGAGAGATCTGCTTAGATAGATTTCTCGGCTGCGTTGCACTCCGCTCGAAATGACGTTGTCAGTGATTACGCGTTTGCCAAAGCCCTGTCTAAATGAACATAACCGCCATCAACATGGATAATCTGCCCAGTGGTATGACTTGATTTGTTAGACATTAAAAAAGCCGTCATATTTGCAATTTCTTCAGCTGTTGTCATTCTGTTTTCCAATGGAATTTTGGTCGTAATCTCTTTTAATTTTTCTTCGGCATTATCTAAAGTTTCAATCCAGGTTTCGTAAGCGGGTGTCCAACATTCGGCAACAACAACTGCATTCACACGGATTCCATATTTCAGTAACTCTACGGCCCATTCTCGTGTTAAGGCATTTCTTCCTCCATTTGCAGCCGCATAAGCTGAAGTATTTCCTTGTCCGGTTTCTGCAGTTTTAGAGGTAATGTTTACAATTGCACCTTTACTTTTAATTAATTCTGGCAAAGCATGGTGCGCCATCAAATAATAATGCACCACATTTTTATGTAATGAAGCCATAAAGTCTTTATAATTTCCACTTTCTAAACCTACACCATCATTAACGCCTGCGTTATTCACTAAACCATCAATTCTGCCGAATTGACCTACAATGTTTTTCACAACGGTTTCGCAATCGTCGGGGTTGGATAGTTCGGCCACAAACTGAGCGGCTTTTCCGCCATTTGCAGTTATAGCATCAACAACTTTCTGATTGTCTTCTGCTTTTCTACCTACGATTACTGCAATTGCATTTTCTTTGGCAAATACTTCTGCAATACTACGACCAATACCCTTTGCAGCACCAGTGATGATAATAACTTTTTCTTTTAATTGTAAATCCATATTTCTTTTAGTTAGTGTAGTGTGTAGTCACCCTGAACTTGTTTCAGGGTCTAATTGTTAACATCCTGAAACAAGTTCAGGATGACGCTACCTCTTAGTTAATCATTATTTTAATATCTGCCTTTCTTGATTCCGGCAATACTTTCAAATCTATTAATTTTCCATTCTTTAAAGTCCCTTTCAACAGTGGTTTGGTATGGTGCATAAAGCTTGAAATGAACATCCCAATCTTTTGGCCATGCTGGAAACAAATATATTTTCTTTTCATCAACCTGCATCAGCATTTCTTGTAAGCCAATCATACCCGATCCACCCCAGTTGTGGTCTGGTGTCCAATCGAAACCTGGCCCCCAAAATGCAGGAAACCTCCTGCCTGAATCTTTTAACTTCGCCGTGGTAAGCTCTGCAGCCTCATTGGTTAAACCGAGCCTTGCAGCGAAAATATTGTCCTGTTTCCATCCGATATGGCTTCTGAATTTCAACACGTCGGTATCATATTTAAAAGTATTAATTGCCGTATCTAAACCAGGTTCACCTATGCCATAAATTCCCCACGGATATACAGGATACAACTGCGAACTCTCTTGATTGTTAATCCGTTCCCAAACCTTTGCGGGTGAAATGGTCGTATGGTTATCAAATTGCCTAAAACTTATTGCAGGAATGGTTTTTAGCATCGCTGCCCATTCGGCTTTCTTCGTTTCTGACAAAGAAGGCAGCGCAATCAATCTTTCCAGAACTGTTTTTAAAGCCGCAATTGTAGAGGTTGAATTGTAAGTCATTTTATAGGTTTCTGCTCCAGAACCTGGATATAAAACCAAATGTCCTTCGGCATCCAAAGCTTTTGCGCCTCGTTGTTTGGCTAAATAAGTATAATGTTCTTTAAAAAAAGTAAGCGAGCTTTCAATCAAAGGAAGATACTCTTCAATGTTTTTGCCCTCATATCTTTCAGTTTCTAAAATCATCATACAGAACTCCAGTACCGTATCCCACTCGTATTCCAGCCATGCATTATATTCCATGCCTTTGTTAAAATCTAACGGACGTTTCCATCCATACTCAGCAGGATTTGGCAGTCCGAAGTTCTCTAATTGCTCAGTAAAACTCGCGCCTGTATGTCCCCACGCCTCTTCCGTTCTAATTTCGGCATTCTTCAATAAGTTCAGATAGAAATCGAACTGAGGTTTCATCAGGTCGAAATCTCCGCTTTTTAACATTGGCCAATATACCAGGCGTTGATTTTGGGCTGTATGCGTTCCTCCTCCCCAGTTTCTAAAATCTGGTGTATATTTTAGCGTGCTATCCGTTAGTTGAGGATCGAAGGTGAAAAGGCCACCATTAAACTTAGTTGGGTATTTGCCAAAAGCATTACAGCCCAACATATACCTGAACAATTGATAGTTTTTGGCAGATTGGTTTGCCGTTTCGTCTTTAGCACTGATGTAAATGAAACTCTTTTTCCAGTATGTATTCCACCATTTTATACTTGCTCTTTGGTCGTTTTTGTTCTTTATAGCATTTAAATCCTTCTGCCACTCGCTAACTGATGTTGTTTTTAAAGTGTTTAAGGTAATAGTGATATGATTTGAAATGGAAGGCGTTTTACTCTTCAAAGTCCAGGCTCTAAATGGTGTATTGAGGTATATCCCGGCATAGTTTCCAGCTGGCACCATATTATGGCCTTGCATGGAGCCTCCGAAAATGAGATTTTTTAAAGGATTAAATAAATCAGCTTTTCTGTCTTCCAATCCTTGCTGTTTTACGGTAACATCGAATACGGTTTCAGCTTTGTTTTGATGGTAGAATTGAAGCGCATTATTTTTAAAGGCTATTTCATCTTTAAATGTTTTAACAATGCCCTGAGGTGCCCATTTGTACGAATTCTGGTTATTTTCTTTGCCTTTGGTTACCCGGTATTCAAAGCGCCAGCTTTCGTAACTGGCCTGGGCAATGATCTTTCGGTTTGATTTTACATCAAGGTGGATGACTGGATGAAATACATCTACCCAGACCTTAATTTGAGCACTTAGGTTCGCATTTTTGCCTGAAATCCGGGCATAACCATCTTTCAAAAGCAGTTCCTGTTTAAAGGTTTTCCCTTCAAATGGATTCGGACTTAAACTCAGTTTTACACGCCCAAGCTTGAGTAAGGTATTATTTTCGTCGAATGTTCCACTACGTGATAAGTAAAGATAAACATCACCTTTTTCTACCCAGAGGTTTAAGCCGATATCGCCACCGCCTACGGGCATTGATTCTGCTGAATGGTTACTTTGTGAGGTCCAAACCACATTGTCTTTTTCTTGGGAAAAAGTATTTGGGCTTATCAACCACAAAGACACTAAAAACGCAAAGAAAAGGTTTAGTTTTTTTAGGTGTATGTTTGTTGACCACCTAACACATTTAAGGATATTTGAGGTATAAGGAGGTTTAAAACGGTAAAATTTTGACCATATCAGACAGATCAGAACATTTAAGTTCTTAGCCAAAATACGCCGTGTCCTTTGTGTCTTTGTGGTAAAAATCATTATTCGATTATTAATTATCCCAGTTATCGGTACGGAAAGAGGAAACAGGCAAACCATCGTTTCCAAATAAATCGCCGATTACAAAATCTTTAAATGCGTAACGAACGGCAACAGGTTCTTTAACTTCGGAGGCCGAAACCGTTATGCTGCTTCCTTTTATGACAGCTTTAGCAGGATAAAATTTCTGATCGGCACCTGCAATTTCGAATAAAGATAGTTCTTTACCAAAAGAAGTTAATCCGTTAGGTACGTTTTGAAACCTGATCACAGCAGTATTCTTTTCTACGGTTAATGATTCGTAATTCGGACTGGCTGCACCAAAGCCTTTAATACCATAGGTTTGAGCCAAAGCCAGGTAAGCCAGTCTCTGTCCGCCTTGTTTCTTATTTGCCGGATGGATTGATTTTTCTTCGCCAATATCCAATAAAACAGCCATTCCGGAATTTGGTATTTTAGTTAAAGATTTACGCTGTGCATCTCTTAAATAGGCTGAATTATATTTTGCACCAACATGATTTGGTGGGAGCTGAGCATAATTGTACGGTGCAATTTGGGCATAATAAAATGGGAAATCACCATTATCCCAGTTTTTTCTCCAGGAAGAAACCATTGCAGGAAACAGATCTTCGTAACGGTCGGGACGCTCGTAATTAGATTCTCCCTGGTACCAGATTGCGCCTTTAATGCCATAACCGATTACCGGATAAAGCATACCATTGTATAGCGTAGTTGGAGTGCGGCTAACTTCTTTTATACTGTCACCTTTTAAAGGAATCTTGATTTCGGGATAAGGTTTTAAATCTTCGGGCGACATCCATGCCTCAATAGTTGAACCACTATAACTATCGTTGATGATCCCGATAGGCACATTTAATATTTCGCTTAACAGTGAACCAAAATAATAAGCTGTAGCACTAAAGTTCGAAACCGTTTCTGGTGCGGCTAATTTCCACAGAGAAGGTTTACTGTTTTCTTGTCTCTCCATTATGGATGATCGCGGAACGGTATACAATCTGATGTTTTGGTTTGATGATTTTAAAATCACCTCATTTGAGCCAATTATGGGTTGGCTTTTAAAACCTTTCATTGGCATCTCCATGTTCGATTGTCCGCCACAAAACCAAACTTCACCAATTAAAATATCTGTTAAAACGAGTTTTTCGCCATCGTTAAGTTCAATTTCATAAGGTCCGCCAGCTGATGGTGTTGCAACTTTAACTTTCCATTTACCAGTCTGATCAGAAATAACCGAATAGTTTTGCTTGTTCCAGGAAGTATTGATTTTTACTTTGGTTGAGGGTTTAGCCCAGCCCCAGATAGCCACACTACTTTGTTGCTGCAGCACCATGTGATCGGTAAAGATGGATGCAGGTTTAACTGTGGCCGATGCAACGAGGCAATATGCGAGGTTTAGGAATATGAAGAGTTTTAGTTTCATTTTTGTTTATAACAATTAAATATCTGATCCAATTAATTGATAGAATCTTGTAAAAGAGTCGTCATCTCGACTGTAGCGTAGCGAAATGGAGAGATCTACTATAGATTTCTCGACTGCGTTGCACTCCGCTCGAAATGACGACCACACATCATCTACTCACCGGCAACCATACCGACATTTCTGAATGTCCTCTGTTTCCCCAGGCAAAATACGGTACCAGTTTTATTTCTATGTCTTCGTTTTTATGGTCTATCGGTCGGTACAACACATTTTTCCAATTGTTCTGTTCGACTATTTTTGCACTACCTACCAAACTCATCATTTCAGCACCATCGATATTGATGGACTTTGCCTCGAACTTAGTTGAGGTAGGCACAAAAGCGTTGAAAATACTTTTTCCAGGCAAATCTGTCGATTCTAAACAATAAACAATTGGTCCGCGTTTTACAGCGATCTGGTTTCTATTTTCTTCTACCAGGGGATTGGCCTCGATCAGTGTGGCATCCATTGGAAGGTTCAATTCGATCACATCTCCTTTTTTCCAAACACGGTTTATTTCGGCGTAAGTTCCCGAAGTATACTTAATATTTTCGCGTTTTCCATTAATTGTAATATTAGCATCCTTTGTCCAGGAAGGAATTCTTAAAAACACCGAATAGGCCTTGTTTCCTGTTTCTTTCATGGTGATTTTTATGTTGCCGTTCCAGGGGTAATTCGTTTCTTCTGATAAAGAAATCCTGGTTCCATCAGTTAATTTAGTACTTAAGTTATTTCCACCGTATAAGTTAAACCATAAACCTTTGTCAGAAACACTATAAGCATAATCGCTTACTTCAGCAATAGTGCGTACCACATTTGGCGGGCAACAGTTTGATAGTGCGATATAGGGTACTCTATCTTTCGACCAGCGCTGTTTGAAAGGCAAATCATTCGATTGTGCCAGTGGATTGGTGTATAAAAAATTCTTACCATCCAGGCTGATTCCTGATAAAACACTGTTATGTAAAGCCAGTTCCATCACATCGGCGTATTTGGCATCACCGGTAATTTGCAGCATGCGCCAGTTCCAAAGTACGTTGCCAATATTCGCACAGGTTTCGTTATGAGCAGTGAAATTGGGCAACTGGTAATCACGACCAAATGCCTGATGAATTTTCTGAACATCAGCGGGATTATAAGAAGTCCCGTCAGGAGAAGTACCATCATAAAGTGAGCCACAGCCACCTGTAATATACATTTTGTGTTGATTTACATCATCCCACATTAAGTTTAAGGTATTTAATAGAGAGTCTTTTCCCGTTTCGGCATAAAGATCGGCCACTCCGGCATAAAGATAATTTGCCCTTACCGCATGCCCCATGGCCTTTGTTTGCTGTAAAAATGGAATCCGATCCTGATTGTCATCTGTTCCATCATCAATTTTACCTTTAATTGCAATTAAATGTTTGGCCAGTTCCAAATAGCGCGGATCTTTTGTCGTGCGGTACATTTCTATCACACCCATATAATGCGATGGACAAATGGCGTTTCGCGCTAGTGTTGGAGAGGCCGATTTATAGAAATTATATAAATAATTGGTTGCTTTTTTAGCAATATTAAGTAAAGTCGTTTTACCTGTAGCTCTATAATGGATGCATCCTGCTGTCATTAAATGACCAATATTGTACGATTCGAAGCTTAACCGATCTTGAAATTGGTTTTTAGAACCGGTTTTCCGTTGCTCAATCATGGCTTTGGTATAAATATATCCGTCTTCACGCTGCGATTTACCAATCACTGCAATAGCTTGATCCATCATAGCGTTCAATTTTGGATTTTTAGTTGAGGCATACAATACTGCAACGGCTTCTAAAGTTTTGTAATAATCGCCATCATGGAAAGATGGCCCCGAATGAGATCCGGTATCCAATCCTGCTGCAATTTTGAAATTTTCAAAAGCGTGACTGATTTTGGGATCGTTGTAAATGGCCCACATATTTGGTACCATGGTTTCTGTAGCCACTTTAAAGCGATCTGCCCAAAAGCCCTTTGTCCAGGTTACATCTGTCATGTTAATGCTGTGCAATTTAGCATAAGGCGAATTTGAAGTGTTAACCAAAGCTTTATCCTGCGCTTTTATACACAACGAAACTGTAGACAAAACAACAAAAAAGGTAATTTTTAACATACTCATATCCTATTTCTCCTCCATTTGAATAACCACCGGCCCTAATAATCCTGCAGGATTTAAAGGTTTACCTTCTAAACGGAAAGGCGCAGTTGTTTTCGTAATTCTTTTATTTTCAGGTAATTTACTGTCACCAATTAAACGGTTGGCCCAGGTATTGGTCACTTCGATTTCTATTTTGTTATCGCCTTTCTTTAATGCTTTACTGATTTCCAGCCGATGTGGGGCAGTCCAAAGTGTACCACAGTTTATACCATTGATCTTTACTTCTGCAATACTGGCGAATTCACCTAAATCAATCCATATTTTATCATTAAGATCTCCGTTGAAGCTGAAGTTTTTCGTATAAATAGCGGTTCCGGAATAGTATTTAACCGAACTATCGGCATTTAATGTCCAATCGGCTAATTCATTAAAAATGACAGGTTTTGATGGACCTGCATAAGCGGTATCGAACTTTGTTTGCCATGATTTGGAAATATCTTGAATGGATTTGAATCTGCTAGAATTTGATCCAACATTGAATTGAGTTAAATCTGTTTTCTCTCTAAAAGTTACGAAAATTGAACCGTTTGCTGGCAATTTTAGATTAAAATAAGTTCTACCATCTTTAAACGACCAACTTTTTAAATCAATATTATTATTTGTGACAACATTATAAATTCGAGGAACTTTACCAATCACCCGAAACGAAAAATTAAATTCCCTTTCCTTATTCTCTTGATTTGTAATAAAATAAATATCGTTATCTATAGTTTTTCTGTGTACAAATGCTACATTTCTAGTTGGTAAAATGTGGGAGCTTAGCAATGGCTGAAATTCGTTGATATCTAAATCCTTTTCCAAACCAAGACTGGTAAAATCATTACCTTCAAACGGAGCTTTGAAAATTTGTCCTAAACCAAGCTTTTTAGCATAAATTGGCTTACCGCCATTTTTGAATGACTCAAAGTTTCCGCCCCAAATTTGTTCTACAACTTTATCAAACTCAATCTTGCTCACTTGCTTTAAGCCATTTTGATACAAAGGTTTATCGGCAACAATTACCTTTGCGCCAGCCTTGATTAATTCCGAGAGTTTTTTAACCGTTGAATAGCTCATATACTGGTAATTAGGGTTCATCTTCATATTGCCCGGTATCACCAAAATTTTATAAGTTGCGCCACTCTCGAAAACTATATTATTATCCTTAATAGTTGCTGTACTTAACACATCGGGATTAAAACTATCGTAAGCATAACCGCGTAAGGAATTTACCCAATTTTCAGGATCGGCCATATTTGCAGAATGGGTAACACCAGCTGGAATTTGCCTTAAAGGTTCACCAACATTTGCGAGACGTTTCTTTTCAGCTTCCACTACATCAGCACCAAAAATACCGGGCAAGGTTTCTACCAGCCTATCTGGTAAAACAGAACGGCGTGGTAATTCTTCGCCAGTAAAAACGGCAATATCTACAACAGGTTTTCCTTGCCGTAATAGATTTTGCGTTCTTTCTGCATAATCTATCCATGCTTTTCCTGCTTTCCACCAGGTTTGGTCGCGCTGAAAATATAGGCCAACGCCATCTAAGGTCATTCCCGGTTTCCGGTCTGTCCAGGGATTATGTGTAAAAACGTGATACACCAATTTATTGATTCCTAAGGCATAATTACGATCCTGTAAAGTCTTCATATTTGCCGGGCTTTCGTTCCAGTCCATACGAACGGTGGTAAATGCCTCCGCCTGGATGATGTTTTTACCATAAATATGCGCTCCTGATATAGCATCCAACATATCGTTTGGTTTATCATGTGTAGGGCTGTTTAACCAAAATTCGCCCATTGGTATGTCAACCATTTTATAATGCATTAAACCGTCGCTCATCATGGTTGGTGCCACGCTTTCAGCAGTAAAGGTTACCCCTTTCTTTTTGGCTAATTGCGCCAGCGTTTTATAAAACTGATCGACAACCAATTCTGAGATGGTTTTTCTGACATCATAAAGGAAGTTTTCTGATACAGCTGCACTTTCTACCGGTAATCCGGTCATGATAGGCAGATAAGGTGTTAAATCGTAGCCTCTGCGCTTTAAAAATTCGACTTTAAATAAAGGAGACCAATTCTGACTTCCGCACTCCCAGCTATCTACATGGAAAACACTTAAAACTTTTTGAGCGATTTCTGGTCCACCGTGCTTTAAAGCTTCTCCGTACCAGCTTTCGAATTGTAATTTGACCGCTTCAGGATTAAACTTGTCGCATTCCAAACCCATTCCGCCGCCACCAGTTGCATTGGTATGGCCTGTTGAAGTATGGCCAATTCTTAAGATTGTGAAGTTTCCCTTTGGCACTTTCCAGTTTAAAGTTCCATCGGGATTTAATTTATCGGTTAAGTTTATGATCTTATTTAGTGGAACACATGCATTTTTGGCAATTTGCGCTTCGGTACTTCTTTTACTTACGCGCCAAACTGAACCGTTTTTACCTTCGAACTGATTGATCTTCGCTTCTGATGATAACTCCAGACTAACCAGTTTTAGTGATGGCTTCCATTTGGCTGCATCCAGATCTTCTGCACCAGGTTCTGAACCTTTTTTGTCGTAAATGAACCTAAAAAACTTAGCTGTGGTTGGGTTGATGGAATGCGTTACATCTTCATCGGTATCTTGCCAGCCATGACGGGGCGCTTCCAGCCTACCTATGGATCGGAAATATTTACCGTCATTACTTACCTCTATCGCTAAACGTTGGGCTTGATAATTGTTTCCGCTGATTTTAATGCTTATCGTTCTGCAGGTGAAAGGATTTTCAAATTCGTATTGAATATAACATGGTTCATTTGAACCGAAGTTTTTTTTATTCCCCGGTTGCACTAAACCGGTAGCATCAGCACCATTGCTTGTCGTAATTTTTGGGATAATCGTTCTGGTAGAAATGTTATTGCCAACTTGGGAAGGATACGCATAAACTGCAATATCTTTATAATAACTTTCTTTTGATTCAGGTTGAGGTAAAGTGATTTTAGTATTTGAATTACTGATG
Encoded proteins:
- a CDS encoding glycosyl hydrolase, which gives rise to MKFRFSKIVIFILLSCFCFASIAGAQQNENAKPWVFWYWVKGAVSKEGITADLEAMKSNGIGGAYLMSIQGPDKTPAYNPPAVQLTPEWWKMVEFAMNEAKRLDLKLGMHVSDGFALAGGPWITPELSMQKVVWSKINISNSNTKITLPQPESKESYYKDIAVYAYPSQVGNNISTRTIIPKITTSNGADATGLVQPGNKKNFGSNEPCYIQYEFENPFTCRTISIKISGNNYQAQRLAIEVSNDGKYFRSIGRLEAPRHGWQDTDEDVTHSINPTTAKFFRFIYDKKGSEPGAEDLDAAKWKPSLKLVSLELSSEAKINQFEGKNGSVWRVSKRSTEAQIAKNACVPLNKIINLTDKLNPDGTLNWKVPKGNFTILRIGHTSTGHTNATGGGGMGLECDKFNPEAVKLQFESWYGEALKHGGPEIAQKVLSVFHVDSWECGSQNWSPLFKVEFLKRRGYDLTPYLPIMTGLPVESAAVSENFLYDVRKTISELVVDQFYKTLAQLAKKKGVTFTAESVAPTMMSDGLMHYKMVDIPMGEFWLNSPTHDKPNDMLDAISGAHIYGKNIIQAEAFTTVRMDWNESPANMKTLQDRNYALGINKLVYHVFTHNPWTDRKPGMTLDGVGLYFQRDQTWWKAGKAWIDYAERTQNLLRQGKPVVDIAVFTGEELPRRSVLPDRLVETLPGIFGADVVEAEKKRLANVGEPLRQIPAGVTHSANMADPENWVNSLRGYAYDSFNPDVLSTATIKDNNIVFESGATYKILVIPGNMKMNPNYQYMSYSTVKKLSELIKAGAKVIVADKPLYQNGLKQVSKIEFDKVVEQIWGGNFESFKNGGKPIYAKKLGLGQIFKAPFEGNDFTSLGLEKDLDINEFQPLLSSHILPTRNVAFVHRKTIDNDIYFITNQENKEREFNFSFRVIGKVPRIYNVVTNNNIDLKSWSFKDGRTYFNLKLPANGSIFVTFREKTDLTQFNVGSNSSRFKSIQDISKSWQTKFDTAYAGPSKPVIFNELADWTLNADSSVKYYSGTAIYTKNFSFNGDLNDKIWIDLGEFASIAEVKINGINCGTLWTAPHRLEISKALKKGDNKIEIEVTNTWANRLIGDSKLPENKRITKTTAPFRLEGKPLNPAGLLGPVVIQMEEK
- a CDS encoding DUF5703 domain-containing protein; amino-acid sequence: MPVGGGDIGLNLWVEKGDVYLYLSRSGTFDENNTLLKLGRVKLSLSPNPFEGKTFKQELLLKDGYARISGKNANLSAQIKVWVDVFHPVIHLDVKSNRKIIAQASYESWRFEYRVTKGKENNQNSYKWAPQGIVKTFKDEIAFKNNALQFYHQNKAETVFDVTVKQQGLEDRKADLFNPLKNLIFGGSMQGHNMVPAGNYAGIYLNTPFRAWTLKSKTPSISNHITITLNTLKTTSVSEWQKDLNAIKNKNDQRASIKWWNTYWKKSFIYISAKDETANQSAKNYQLFRYMLGCNAFGKYPTKFNGGLFTFDPQLTDSTLKYTPDFRNWGGGTHTAQNQRLVYWPMLKSGDFDLMKPQFDFYLNLLKNAEIRTEEAWGHTGASFTEQLENFGLPNPAEYGWKRPLDFNKGMEYNAWLEYEWDTVLEFCMMILETERYEGKNIEEYLPLIESSLTFFKEHYTYLAKQRGAKALDAEGHLVLYPGSGAETYKMTYNSTSTIAALKTVLERLIALPSLSETKKAEWAAMLKTIPAISFRQFDNHTTISPAKVWERINNQESSQLYPVYPWGIYGIGEPGLDTAINTFKYDTDVLKFRSHIGWKQDNIFAARLGLTNEAAELTTAKLKDSGRRFPAFWGPGFDWTPDHNWGGSGMIGLQEMLMQVDEKKIYLFPAWPKDWDVHFKLYAPYQTTVERDFKEWKINRFESIAGIKKGRY
- a CDS encoding sialate O-acetylesterase, coding for MKLKLFIFLNLAYCLVASATVKPASIFTDHMVLQQQSSVAIWGWAKPSTKVKINTSWNKQNYSVISDQTGKWKVKVATPSAGGPYEIELNDGEKLVLTDILIGEVWFCGGQSNMEMPMKGFKSQPIIGSNEVILKSSNQNIRLYTVPRSSIMERQENSKPSLWKLAAPETVSNFSATAYYFGSLLSEILNVPIGIINDSYSGSTIEAWMSPEDLKPYPEIKIPLKGDSIKEVSRTPTTLYNGMLYPVIGYGIKGAIWYQGESNYERPDRYEDLFPAMVSSWRKNWDNGDFPFYYAQIAPYNYAQLPPNHVGAKYNSAYLRDAQRKSLTKIPNSGMAVLLDIGEEKSIHPANKKQGGQRLAYLALAQTYGIKGFGAASPNYESLTVEKNTAVIRFQNVPNGLTSFGKELSLFEIAGADQKFYPAKAVIKGSSITVSASEVKEPVAVRYAFKDFVIGDLFGNDGLPVSSFRTDNWDN
- a CDS encoding SDR family oxidoreductase; translation: MDLQLKEKVIIITGAAKGIGRSIAEVFAKENAIAVIVGRKAEDNQKVVDAITANGGKAAQFVAELSNPDDCETVVKNIVGQFGRIDGLVNNAGVNDGVGLESGNYKDFMASLHKNVVHYYLMAHHALPELIKSKGAIVNITSKTAETGQGNTSAYAAANGGRNALTREWAVELLKYGIRVNAVVVAECWTPAYETWIETLDNAEEKLKEITTKIPLENRMTTAEEIANMTAFLMSNKSSHTTGQIIHVDGGYVHLDRALANA
- a CDS encoding glycoside hydrolase family 127 protein → MSMLKITFFVVLSTVSLCIKAQDKALVNTSNSPYAKLHSINMTDVTWTKGFWADRFKVATETMVPNMWAIYNDPKISHAFENFKIAAGLDTGSHSGPSFHDGDYYKTLEAVAVLYASTKNPKLNAMMDQAIAVIGKSQREDGYIYTKAMIEQRKTGSKNQFQDRLSFESYNIGHLMTAGCIHYRATGKTTLLNIAKKATNYLYNFYKSASPTLARNAICPSHYMGVIEMYRTTKDPRYLELAKHLIAIKGKIDDGTDDNQDRIPFLQQTKAMGHAVRANYLYAGVADLYAETGKDSLLNTLNLMWDDVNQHKMYITGGCGSLYDGTSPDGTSYNPADVQKIHQAFGRDYQLPNFTAHNETCANIGNVLWNWRMLQITGDAKYADVMELALHNSVLSGISLDGKNFLYTNPLAQSNDLPFKQRWSKDRVPYIALSNCCPPNVVRTIAEVSDYAYSVSDKGLWFNLYGGNNLSTKLTDGTRISLSEETNYPWNGNIKITMKETGNKAYSVFLRIPSWTKDANITINGKRENIKYTSGTYAEINRVWKKGDVIELNLPMDATLIEANPLVEENRNQIAVKRGPIVYCLESTDLPGKSIFNAFVPTSTKFEAKSINIDGAEMMSLVGSAKIVEQNNWKNVLYRPIDHKNEDIEIKLVPYFAWGNRGHSEMSVWLPVSR
- a CDS encoding zinc-binding alcohol dehydrogenase family protein, yielding MKTLTCTTPGTFEYSETAKPELKKDHAIIKIKRIGICGTDLHAFEGTQPFFNYPRVLGHELSGELLEADGADSFKIGEAVTFIPYFNCGECIACRMNKPNCCVKMQVCGVHVDGGMREYLQVPSRTLLHGEGLSYDELALVEPLAIGAHGVRRADVQPGEFVLVIGAGPIGLGTMEFARIAGARVIALDINEDRLAFCKDKLKVAHVVNAIQPDVVQQLSDITNGDMPTVVIDATGNQKAINNAINYMAHGARFVLIGLQKGDLIFNHPEFHKRESTLMSSRNATIEDFEHVIKSMKAGLVNPTNYITHQVKFEEVKDEFESWLDPKNGVIKAMVSIGL